CCTTGACGGGCCTCGCCATTGATCCACGTCAATGGAAATGGGAATTGAACATGGACGATAACGAAGCGAAAAGCGCCGGCCCAATCGAGCCGGCTTCTGACCTCTCAGACATCGCGGCACATAGCGCCGTTTCAATCTTTTGGACGTTGCGGCACAGCTTGCCGGCCTCGCCGAGGACCTCAAAGCCAAATCGTCAAGGCCGATCGAACCCAGACCGACATCCCGACGATGAGCCTGAATCAGGCTCCTCCGGCATCATTTGAAAATTGAGCCATCAAGACAGTAAGGCGGCAATAAATGCCGCCACGAAAACGACTGCTGCGAGAGCTGCAGCGCGTCTATTATCTTGACGCGCTCGGCAGGACGCATCGCACTCCTCCTTCGGTGAGCCCCTGAAACGAAACGCTCCGCAACAAAGATCGTTGCTCGAACATGAGTTCGAGGGCGACGGGAAGAGTCTTCCCGAGCCATAATAGTCGTGGTTGGTGCTTGTGATAAAGACAGATGAGCTGGATCGCCCGGCTTGGACGCTGTGAAGAGGCCTGCGAATGGAATAAAGTGGAACTGACGCGGGGCACGCAGGCGGAAGAACCGCTGGTCCGGGGGCTCATGGTTCCATATGGCCTGCATGTAAAAGAGAATGTTTTGCTTTACGTGCATGCGCAGCCTGAGGTCAATTTCGATGAAACCCCAGCTCGCGGCCGCGTATGGCGTCGGCTCGATCCCGATGCTTGTAATGTGCAAGGCAGGGTAGCCGACAAAAAGGTCGGAGCCGCACCGAAGACCGCGCTCATTTCCTAGATTTTGAACGCAACAGGTTGAACCATTTAGACCTAAAATTGCAAGTACGAGCGCCCGGCTTCGCCGGGCCTTTCTTGCCGTCGAACAACATGTCGCCGAGGATAGCGATTGCGCGCCCTCCCCTAACCCTTTCCGCTCGAGGGGAGAGGACGCTGGCAAGCGGTCGGCGCGACTCCCTTCTCCCCACCTGCGGAAAGCAACCGCGACGCACCCCGTCTTCTCAAGCTGGGCTATCTTATCGAACGCTTGGGCGAACGAAAGAGTCGCCAATGGCCTCTAACTGCAGCTGCCGCATTCGCAGTCGGCGCCGGCGCTCCGTCGCCGTAAGCCCTTCCAATAGCACTTGGGCGAGATCCAATGGGGTCCCTCGCCGACCGACTAAGTCCTCGTAAATCGCAGTAATAACGGTGGGCAGTTTAGCGGCGCCTTGCTTCATCCAAACCGTGCCGGCTCTGATCGGATGCCCATCGCGGTCATCACCGCCGCTTTGTTGGTCAAGGTTAACCCAGCGCCATTTTAGCCGTAGGGCTCGAATCACCGGCTGCGAACCGATCTTTCTTTATCCATAGGGTGGATGATTGCTATCCTAATAATCGATTTTACCAATCTTGCTGAATGTTATTTAGAAGACCCTGAATGAAGGCGCGGCGGGTAGTCCTACTGTTGTGCCTAGATGATTTCGGAGAGAACATGTGCGGGATTGTTGGTATCGTTGGACATCAGCCGGTTTCGGAGCGGCTGGTCGAAGCCTTGAAGCGTCTGGAATATCGCGGCTATGATTCGGCCGGCGTCGCGACGATCGAGGCGGGAACGTTGCAGCGCCGTCGGGCCGAGGGCAAGCTGGTCAATCTCGAGAACAGGTTGAAAGAGCAGCCGCTGGCCGGCACCATCGGCATCGCACACACCCGCTGGGCGACCCACGGGGCGCCTACGGAACGGAACGCCCATCCGCATTTCACCCGGGGCGTGGCGGTCGTACACAACGGCATCATCGAGAACTTCGCCGAACTCAAGGACGAACTGGCCGCGGCAGGAGCCCAGTTCCAGACGGAAACCGACACGGAGGTCGTCGCGCATCTCCTGGAGAAGTTCCGCCGTGATGGACTGGGGCGGCGCGAAGCCATGCTTGCCATGCTGAAGCGCATCAAGGGCGCCTACGCCTTCGCCATTCTCTTCGAGGACGACCCATCGACCATCATGGCCGCACGCAACGGTCCGCCGCTGGCGATCGGCCACGGCAACGGCGAGATGTTCCTGGGCTCGGACGCGATCGCGCTTGCTCCCTTTACCAATGAGATCACCTATCTGATCGATGGCGACTGGGCGGTCATCGGCAAGACCGGCGTTCATATCTTCGATTTCGACGGCAATACGGTCGAACGTCCGCGCCAGATTTCCACCACCGCTGCCTTTCTGGTCGACAAGGGCAACCATCGGCACTTCATGGAGAAGGAGATCTACGAACAGCCGGAGGTCATCGCCCATGCTCTGGGCCATTATGTGAACTTCATAGAAAACCGCGTTGTTCCGATTTCCGACGGTATCGATTTCGCCAAGGTCCCGAGCTTGGCGATCTCGGCCTGCGGCACCGCTTATCTTGCCGGCCTGATCGGAAAATACTGGTTCGAACGCTATGCGCGCCTGCCTGTCGAAATCGATGTCGCATCCGAATTCCGCTATCGCGATATACCTCTGTCGCCGCAGTCGGCAGCCCTTTTCATCTCGCAGTCGGGCGAAACCGCCGACACCCTGGCATCTCTGAGATATTGCAAGGAGCACGGCCTCAAGATCGGCGCTGTGGTCAATACCCGCGAGTCGACCATCGCGCGCGAGTCCGACGCGGTCTTCCCAATCCTTGCCGGCCCGGAGATCGGCGTCGCCTCGACCAAGGCCTTCACCTGCCAGCTTGCAGTTCTTGCCGCACTCGCAGTCGGCGCCGGCAGAGCTCGTGGGACCGTGAGCGCGGAGGAGGAGCAGGCGCTCGTAAAGAGCCTTTCCGAGATGCCGCGGATCATGGGCCAGGTGCTGAACAGTATCCAGCCCGCAATCGAGACGCTGTCGCGGGAACTGTCGAAATGCAGCGACGTGCTCTATCTCGGACGCGGTACCAGCTTTCCACTGGCAATGGAGGGGGCGCTGAAGCTTAAGGAGATCTCGTATATCCACGCCGAGGGTTATGCCGCGGGCGAGCTGAAGCACGGACCGATCGCCCTTATCGACGAAAACATGCCCGTCATCGTCATTGCGCCGCATGACCGCTTCTTCGACAAGACGGTATCGAATATGCAGGAGGTGGCAGCACGTGGCGGCCGGATCATCCTCATAACCGACGAGAGAGGAGCAGCCGCCTCGAAACTCGACACGATGCACACGATCGTGCTGCCGTTCGTCGACGAGATCATCGCACCGATGATCTTCTCATTGCCGCTCCAGCTTCTCGCCTATCATACGGCCGTCT
The sequence above is drawn from the Ensifer canadensis genome and encodes:
- the glmS gene encoding glutamine--fructose-6-phosphate transaminase (isomerizing) produces the protein MCGIVGIVGHQPVSERLVEALKRLEYRGYDSAGVATIEAGTLQRRRAEGKLVNLENRLKEQPLAGTIGIAHTRWATHGAPTERNAHPHFTRGVAVVHNGIIENFAELKDELAAAGAQFQTETDTEVVAHLLEKFRRDGLGRREAMLAMLKRIKGAYAFAILFEDDPSTIMAARNGPPLAIGHGNGEMFLGSDAIALAPFTNEITYLIDGDWAVIGKTGVHIFDFDGNTVERPRQISTTAAFLVDKGNHRHFMEKEIYEQPEVIAHALGHYVNFIENRVVPISDGIDFAKVPSLAISACGTAYLAGLIGKYWFERYARLPVEIDVASEFRYRDIPLSPQSAALFISQSGETADTLASLRYCKEHGLKIGAVVNTRESTIARESDAVFPILAGPEIGVASTKAFTCQLAVLAALAVGAGRARGTVSAEEEQALVKSLSEMPRIMGQVLNSIQPAIETLSRELSKCSDVLYLGRGTSFPLAMEGALKLKEISYIHAEGYAAGELKHGPIALIDENMPVIVIAPHDRFFDKTVSNMQEVAARGGRIILITDERGAAASKLDTMHTIVLPFVDEIIAPMIFSLPLQLLAYHTAVSMGTDVDQPRNLAKSVTVE